One window of the Sparus aurata chromosome 17, fSpaAur1.1, whole genome shotgun sequence genome contains the following:
- the LOC115568081 gene encoding metalloreductase STEAP4 gives MSADRLCSASKEVKPESVSLCPLGAAAAPEQELLCIFGTGDFGRSLGQRLLQSGYRVVYGSRRPHSCGPLPQGAQVMSHTAAAAQSASLVFVCIHREHYDFLETLAPELKGKVLVDVSNNLKKNLYPEANAEYLQRLIPGAHVVKAFNTLSAWALQNGPSDASRQVYLCGNSAEAKEAVSEVATKLGLTVLDRGSLTAARELEDFPLQLFPEWRLPLRLAASLAAAFFFYLLIRDVVYAYAEEGKDISFRIMVSLANKVFPIVSLIMLALCYLPGVIAAFLQLYRGTKYKRFPDWLDRWMLCRKQLGLLALAFASLHVLYTLIIPIRYYVRFKIAESTISKIKENKTSVFDTTLAWRADSYYSMGILGYALYVLLGITSLPSVSNALSWREFSFIQSKLGYLTLFFCTLHTYLYGGSRFLSPSTYKWYTPPGYILSLVVPSVVLVLKLLIILPCVDRTLTRIRRGWERTDPEDDTKKSLLT, from the exons ATGTCGGCTGACAGACTGTGCAGCGCGTCAAAGGAGGTGAAGCCTGAGAGTGTGTCGCTGTGCCCTCTGGGCGCTGCAGCTGCCCCTGAGCAGGAGCTGCTGTGCATCTTCGGGACGGGAGACTTTGGGCGCTCTCTTGGCCAACGTCTGCTCCAGTCTGGCTACAGGGTGGTGTACGGCAGCCGCAGACCTCACAGCTGTGGCCCCCTGCCTCAGGGAGCTCAG GTGATGAGCCATACAGCAGCAGCCGCCCAGTCAGCCAGTCTGGTCTTTGTTTGTATTCACAGAGAACACTATGACTTCCTGGAGACACTTGCGCCCGAACTCAAGGGAAAG GTGCTGGTGGACGTCAGCAACAACCTCAAGAAGAATCTATACCCAGAGGCCAATGCTGAGTATCTGCAGAG GCTGATCCCTGGAGCTCATGTGGTGAAAGCTTTTAACACCTTGTCTGCCTGGGCTCTGCAGAACGGACCCTCTGATGCCAGTAGACAG GTGTACCTTTGTGGAAACAGTGCTGAGGCAAAGGAGGCAGTGTCAGAGGTGGCGACCAAACTGGGCCTCACTGTTCTGGACAGAGGGTCTCTGACTGCAGCCAGAGAGCTGGAGGACTTCCCCCTGCAGCTGTTCCCAGAGTGGAGGCTGCCGCTACGACTGGCCGCCAGCCTAGCCGCCGCCTTCTTCTTCTATCTGCTCATTAGAGATGTCGTCTACGCCTATGCTGAAGAGGGGAAAGACATCTCCTTCAGAATCATGGTGTCCCTGGCCAACAAG GTGTTTCCCATCGTGTCTCTCATCATGCTGGCTCTGTGCTACCTGCCTGGTGTCATAGCTGCCTTCCTTCAGCTCTACAGAGGAACCAAATACAA GCGTTTCCCTGACTGGTTGGATCGCTGGATGCTGTGCAGGAAACAGCTGGGACTGCTCGCGCTCGCCTTTGCTTCTCTGCATGTGCTCTACACTCTCATCATCCCCATAAG GTATTATGTGAGATTCAAGATTGCTGAAAGTACCATCTCAAAG ATCAAGGAGAACAAAACGTCAGTGTTTGACACCACCTTGGCCTGGCGTGCTGACTCTTACTACTCCATGGGGATCTTGGGATATGCCCTGTATGTCCTGTTGGGAATAACCTCTCTCCCCTCCGTCAGCAATGCTCTCAGCTGGAGAGAGTTCAGCTTCATACAG TCCAAGCTGGGATACCTGACACTGTTCTTCTGCACGTTACACACATACCTGTATGGCGGGAGCAgattcctctctccctccacctaTAAATGGTACACTCCTCCAGGCTACATCCTCAGTCTCGTGGTGCCTTCTGTGGTGCTGGTGCTCAAGCTTCTGATCATCCTGCCCTGCGTGGACCGCACGCTCACCCGCATCCGACGAGGCTGGGAAAGGACCGATCCAGAAGACGACACCAAGAAATCGCTGCTGACATAG